The following is a genomic window from Fusarium verticillioides 7600 chromosome 5, whole genome shotgun sequence.
TGATCGAATTACTGATGTTTGGCCTGATCAGTCAttcgtcttcttggctcAACATTAAAGGTTATGATAGCACACGTCTTGCGTCTTAGTGTGCGTCGGGACTCAATGGCTGCAAAAGAGCTAACTTATCCTGCCTCTGTCTTGTTGGGACGAGTATTACGGTTTCTACTCCGTAACATGGGCATTTTAGACACTGGATACCGGAATCCGTCATTCCCCAGTATTATTGTATGCATATTCTTATGTCTGGATCCGCTGAATAAGTCACCAAGGTTGGTCGGTAGTTGGAGAGGTCCGAGATATGTTGATCAATATtctaactacctacctagtagAGAAATGGTCGATTAACAACATCACTACATTAATCATTCTGCTATGCATCCAAGAACAGTGTTATGTCGTGTTATGCCAGCAGTGGTAGGTAGTTGATAAGCACCCACAgtcactcatcatcatgcagCATCCATTCCTTCGGCGTGCCAGTTGCACCTTGTTGGTTACAACTAGGGTCGCATGACTCAAAAACGGACAGGTTCGTTCTGAGTTGGCTGCAGTATGTCTGTACTAGGGACGTtggaaagaggagagagcGACAACCTACAGTGCCCTAGACCGGGCTGGGGTTCAGCTGTGACGAAGCAACTGCCAAAGGTCGTCGCTGGTATTAGACAGTGATTTCCTACATGCTCTGTTCTGTGTGAGCCCGGTAGTCTACAGTACATATGTCATTGGAGTGTTGATCTCGGATTGGTCAGTGTGACAAGGGCCTCGGGCTTTTGAATATCGAGGGTTTTTGGTTTATTTATTGGTCAATCCTGGTAAGTCCATGGAAACCGACGGGGATAAGTCGGATGTGTTTGTTCTTGAAACAATGGAAGATATCGAAGCTGGAGAGTCCAATCAGGTGCACGAGATTGTGGCAGCAACTCTCTCTGATTGAGATGACTGTTTCAGATGCATATTGCTTGTTTGTTCTGGAACGATGTTGGAAGCTTCGAGTTGTTTGAAAAGCAAACGCCTTTTACTGTTATCGGCCATGAACAGCTGCAACTCTGTGATGGTTGAATAACTCGTTGAACCACAGAGCGTAACATTGGCCCTCAACATACCCAGGCGCTTCAAGTACTAAGGCAGTACAAGGATCAAGATACGGCTGGTCTCTCAACACCTAGTCAGTGGGCTGACGTACGATCTGCTGCATCAATGAATCGTTGTTTTGGTAATTAAACAATGCTATTGTAAGCAAGCGGTTATCGGCTGCACGGTTGTACGGCTACACGGACTCCGGCTCTAGGCATTGTATAGGAAATGCATGGTTAGTCTGAAGACTCGATAGGGCTGACTTGTATGAGTGGGCAGCTCTTTATAATGGATGCCCAGCAATATATATGCTTATTATATGGTGAAATTAACTAGGACGATTGATAATATATCGTACTACCTAAACAGACCTagaataatataatactttacCCTCGACTTTATGCCCAGCTACCCTATAGTTATGAGTTATATATACCTTACGCAAAATGCCGGAGTGACAGCGTGCCGTGGTAAATATCTCCTCTTGGAGCTAGCGCGATAAGTTTTCCAGAACCTGACCGGATCGGGAGATTGGCCGGATGGCATCATCAGGGCCTCCTCTGATTTGATGGTTGGTGCTCGATTTCTAAGCAGAAATATCCGCTTCTGAGCGACGCAACATAACGCAGCAACCATCACAAGCCGACGAGTTTAACGAGGAGGGACAAgggagagatgatgaaattcatacatacatagaaAATGGAGATCGGAGGAGTAGGTATCCGTAGAtgatacctacctacctaaacACCGCAGTTGTTTCCCATAAGAgagacaagtcaagtcaagccgCTACAACCAACCATATCAGTATCAGTATCAGCCCCTTTGATGCTCCAGTTCTATCACATCAAACCCATAACGTTACCATTTATTCATAGTCTGAGGTGGGCTAGTTGGTTGGTACTCTTCggcgcttctcttcttcttgactttgacaacggGCGAACCCGCGGAATTGGACCTGATTCTCGGCGGCCAAAAAAAcaaccaaaaaaaaaaaaacaaaacaaaacaagagaGATCCATTCTTGTAGGTACGAATACTACTTATTCAttatctacctaggtacttacctaccttgcCAATCCAGGTACCTGCCTCACTCTACAAGTTTAAAATTTACTCTTCTATCACTCCCCCATCAACTATACCCGACTATACTCAAACTTGCCCTGGACCACTGATCGACACGGGCCGtttattttttttcttcttctgctgtcTGTCTCTGTATTTGACGTCCGAGACTTTTTTTTGTGGCGACGCTTCGGGTTGTCGCTCAACCAGTCTAACTAGTATCTGGACCCTCGGTCTATCTACTGGTTTATCGACTGACTGGAGTGTGATTCTATCTATCGTATCAATTTCCAATTGAACCGGGTTTCCTTGTTAttgttgtcgttgttgttATACATATCTAAAAAAGTCAAACTCCGCGCCAACTCCGATATCGTGGAGAATCAAGAACCTTTACGCCTAGCGTCCACCAACCCCCGGTTTCGCTTTATCAGAGAGTTCGTTCTCTTGAtactctcctcctcagaaAAAACACGTTATCGGTATATACCATACGACTGGCGCACGCAGTCTGTTCAGTCAGAGCAGCCTTGTTTCTAGGCTTCGAGGCTCATATCTCATCACTTTAGACTACCCGATTCTCATTACCCGGTTTCGTCATCTTGAACAGAATCTTCCCGAATACCGATCAATCACACCTTACGGCAACTGAAAGCAAGGTGCGCGCGCTCAGAAACCACCCTTCATAGTAAAACCCAGACTTTGCCTCTCTCACGATGGGTCTCCTGTAAGCCACAACTTACAACTCACAAGGTCTTAGAAGCTGACCAGACTTTAGAGCCCTGGGAACAGCCCTTGATTGGcccgatgccaagaagcgCGCTCCTCAAGTCAGAGAATGGGGTATCAAGGTGAGTTTCTTTCCCATCCTTCATATCCAATAGTCAGGTTTCGGTGGCGATGGATCGCTAAATATCTATAGCAACTTCTGGAGATATggaacaaggccaagggaaAGGAGCGCGACGCTCTCCTCTGGGGCGACGAGGTTGGTTCAACCACATAAAACTGAATCATCTCAACTAACATCTTACATAGGTCGAGTATCTTGTGGTAGTTTACTCGGAGGACAACCAGCGAGTGCTGTTGTCCCTTCGTCAGGCAGAGATTCTTGAGGCGTTGGCTACCGACAAGGAACTGGAACAGCAAGGTGGCTGTGTCCCAGATCTTCAAGACGTGGACACAGTTGGCGCGAAGAAAAAGTACATCAGACAGCCCCTAGACTTTTCCGCCATCTGCTGACCCTGAAACAGAGAGAGAACGATCCCCGTCTTTCACCCTGAGTTTGGGCGCTTTATGTTGGAAGCGACCCCAGGTAAGCCTTGGGGCATCGGcttcaaggagcttctcgaCGTGGAACCAGATATGAAGTTGCGGAGAAAGATCGCCAAAGAGCACATGCTTTCAACTGAATATCCCATCACACTCACAACATACCCTCAAATCGGCGTTCCCGGACAATTCACCGACCCCTACTTTCCGCCCTCAGGACCGCGCCTCCGCTCTCAGTTTGTTCCGGATGAGATCGCCAACCCCCATATCAGATTCCCAACTCTAGCCGCAAACATAcgatctcgacgaggccGCAAGGTTCAGGTCAATGTTCCTATCTATCACGACAAGAACACACCAAGACCCTGGAAGGATCCTACTGTGGACTTTGACAAGCATGACTGGcccgaagatgatgacgTACGAAACGGAGCTGCCCCTGACGACTTCATCCATATGGATGCCATGGCTTTCGGAATGGGTAGTTGTTGTCTCCAGATCActttccaggccaagaacatcacTGAAGGAAGAATGCTCTATGATCAGCTGAGCCCGCTTGGTCCCATCATGTTGGCATTGACTGCTGCCACGCCTGTGTATAAGGGGTTCCTTGCCAACACCGACGTGCGGTGGAATCAGATCAGCCGCTCTGTGGACTGCAGAACCCCTGAGGAGTTGGGAGAAAAGGTAAGAGCGCTCTCATGCTCTCCAATTCGATCTGCACTGCTCACAATGGAACAGCCACTTTCAGAAGGTGTTCGAAGGATACCAAAGTCACGATACGCCTCCAACTCAACATATATCGCCATAGACCCTCGGTTGAGGAACGAGTACCTCGACCCTGACCTGGTCTACGACTCTGACATTAAGCGCCAGCTTCTCGAGGGGGGCATGGATGATCGACTGGCGACTCACTTTGCTCACCTTTTCATCCGAGACCCcattgttgtctttgaggagGATCTCCATGAGTTGGACCTCAGCAAGACTGACCACTTTGAGAACATCCAGTCAACTAACTGGCAGCACATGCGTTTCAAGCCCCCGCCTGCTGACAACAGCATCGGCTGGCGAGTCGAGTTCCGCTCCATGGAGATTCAGATCACGGATTTCGAGAACGCGGCTTTCTCTGTCTTTATGGTCTTGGTCACACGTGCAATCCTGTCATTTGACCTCAATTTCTACATCCctatcaagaaggtcgacgAAAACATGGAGCGTGCACACGCAGTCGATGCTGttctgaaggagaagttcTACTTCCGGCGCAACCCTTTCCCTAGCCGCCCCTCGAGAGCCAACACTACATTTGGTGACGACAGTCGACCCGGATCAGCGCATCCCAGTCGACCAGCATCACCTGGGGGCCCAGTGGAGCACGAATTTGAGGAGATGACAGTGAATGACATTATCAACGGCTCGGAGTCGGGAGAGTTTCCCGGCTTGATCCCCATTGTCGAGAGCTATCTCGACAGCGTCAACGTCGATGTATCGACCCGATGCCATCTGTCTACATATCTCGATCTGATTTCACGTCGAGCTTCAGGAAATCTTGACACCACAGCCAGATGGATCCGCAACTTCATCGACGTGCATCCCAGTTACAAGCATGACAGCGTTGTCAACGATGAGATCAACCATGATCTTATCGGCGCCGTGATTGCCATCGGCGAGCGGGAGACGGCCGGCCGCGACTTTGCGGGTCTCGGGATCCACGGCCTAGAGCGTCTGCTGAACGGCTTCCGTGGAGGATGCGGCGGTTCAAGCACAGCACCCAATGGAGAGACCAACGGAGCACAGGCGGATGCCACCAACGGGTCACTGAAGCGCAAGAGCGAGTGGATTGAAGGCCAGGAGACTGAGTCATGATGGGAAGCGTCATTGGATTTGGGTCGGcgttcttggctgctttTTTTGAGCATACGTAGTAATAGGATGTATCtagaaagaaaagagcagGGATCAACGCTGGTTTCAGGACATAGTTGCTGTATTGAAGAGCTATGCTGAGACACGGCACGGCTGTTACTGAAGACGTTGAAGCAATCATTTGAGGGTGCCACACTAGAAAGATATATAAACATAGGGCGGTTTTACGGTCGTCTGGGTGATGTCTGTTCTGCGTTCCCAAGACTCGAGGCTCGCCTCACATGATCCCAAGCAAAGTCCATCTTATCCTGAACCAAGAACAATGAAGTCTCAGCGTTGAATAGAGTTCAAAACCAAGCATTCAACTATACCACTATCCGCAATGGCCCTGACGATCACATGACTCCGTGTGTTGGTCTGCATAGCACATTCGACATGTCAAGTTTGGCATCACGAACGGGAATTATCTCGCTTGTCTCTCTCGGAGCTTTTCTACAGTATGAGACAGAGCTAACTACAGCACATACCTAGATAGGTGGGTAGCAGCAAGCAGCTAactaactaactaactaACAGATGGATCAGATCGGATGGATCATAGAGAGGCCATCAAAACGCCTCCTTGTAAGTCAAGCGAGCTGTCTCCGTGAgcgagagaggagagggcAAAAACGTTGACCTTGGCTTGAGTTGGCTTGAGTTGGGTACCTCGCACCGCAGTGGCTGTCTGGGAGGAATTCTCAGCCGTGCCGTGCCGTGCCGGGGGGAGGTGAAGATGCAGTATAGCGCCTCTCGGCCGATTCTAGAAAGAAAGACACGGCTCTAGTTGTTGGGTTGCTTTTGTTTTTGGCTTTGCCGCTGCAAGAGTCGCATGTCTTTGAGTTGTGGTAGCTTAAGGgggctttgctttgcttttcttttcttttcttttcttctcagGGGACCCCCTTTCAGTCTGGAATTCTCGTAAAGATCCATAACTAAACCATATTCTCTACCTTGGGCAAAGGAGGggaaaaaagcaaaaaagcCACACTGGGGTTAGTAGTTTGGCGTGGCATTTGACGTGTAGTCTCGGTGTTAACGTTTTTTGAGGAGATATCATGAGAGATATCAGACAGACAGGCACCTTGACCGGTTGCCGCATTTGGAGAGTCGAGACACCGGTGAGGGTTCGCTACAGCTGAGAGTGAACGGTAGAATTGAGTTATCATTATCGGCGAATTTATTACTAGGCCGCCAGGCTCTGTAACTTATCAtgtctttgccttttccGCTGTCGCCCTGTGTCTACAGTAGTTACCCAAGTGGGGGGGTAACTATATTATCTACGGTGATCTCTAACATGGGATTCTTAGCTCTGAGCTACAGTAGCTAGTTCGAGGCACGCGGCATGCGAGAGTGCGGCATATCGAAAAGGGATGTAGCTACAGTGGGAAAAGATCTGCTAGACAGAGGGGAACGGAAGTGTCTCTGAGAAATGAGATTGTCGAACGACGATGTGATCATGTGAGCGCTAGTAGACCAAGACAGACAGTttatatatacatacagtatagtgagagagagagagagagagacaaagaTAAAGATACACCCAAAGAGTGAGATGACCGATCCGAACGCGAATCTGATATGTATCGGGGCCGAGGCGGTTTGAGTTGAGATCCCGCGCCGGGTCCGGATCCGGAGCCCGGAGGATCAGACAAACTGACAAGATCAGGCATGGTCAGGCATGAtcagtcaagtcaagacaggccaaggaagacaaagacagcaTGCATATACATAAGAGTCACAGTTGCAGGTTTGGCATGAGTTCCCATGATAGATAGATATGTTGACCATGCATCAACTGACTCGTCCATTCTCGCCCCGGAGATCAGCAACCTCTCAACCTCTACACGGGGgacagagacaaagacaagcaagtGATTGATTAGATAGATACCTATGTACGTACAGTACATAGTAAGGATAGATGCTTCCGAAATGACAAAACCATGTACGTATGTACATCGTTTTCTCGTATCCCCTGTCTCGAAACTAGTGATGCAACTAGAGGTTAGTATTAACGGTGACCAACAGAATCTACAGCAGGGGATAGTATTGGATCATACGGTAATCTTTCCGCACGGGACGGGGCTGAGTTTAGTGACCTTCTGATGGGAGATGCGAGATGCAAGGAATCGGTGATGTACGTACTTGCAGATTGTATAGATCAGATCGATCAGCAGTACTGTAGCCGCCGTTATgtgatggtcttgagcaAATACAAGACATTGCATCTCACCCACATGATggatatgatatgatgtgaTATGTTCTAatgcaacaacaacaacaacactaACAACAATAACCAATATCGATCCTCTCGACGAGGAGATACACTAGCCAATAACGATAAATTACCATGTCTCACAAGCAAGACCTACCCTACCTActatacatacatacatgcatacATACTGTACCTAGTAAGCCATCAACTCAGCTCCATGGAagtgtgtatgtatgtatctatgtatgtatacaCGCCCTGCCGcctgctgaagctgctcaTTCTGCACCTATGTACAATTGCCGAAGCACGCCGCCATTCCCAAACTGGGCGTTGCGTAGCGTTGCTCTCAGACACCAAAGGCTCGATCTCCAAACAGATCTTGCCTTGGCCGGATCGAAAAATTGACCAGTCGTTCGTTCCACTAACTTGGAGCATATTGTAGCGGAACAGCTCCAGTCAAGCAAACGGCAAAGTCAAGTCAACGGGTCGGACGGTCGAGTTcccaggtccaggtccagctGAGTGAGCCACTGACTGAACTGAGGAGTGATTTTCGCCCGATCTAGCAGGCCGTATAGTAATAATCTTGACGACTAGGTATTTGCTTAGTTAGTTGCAGATCTTGGCAGTAACAACGGTAGAGATCTGACTGATGTGCTCATCTCGATCAGGTGCTGTACCTACATCCTCTCTTGTtactgactgactgactctatgtatgtatgtatgtacgttCGTTTAGTTACTGTACTTGAAAGCTTGCGAGAGTCATGTCCCCAGTTGGTGGCTTTTCGCCGTTGTGACGGCTTCGGCCTAGACTCGGCCGTGTGTGCGTGTGCATAACTCGACTCGACTGTTGTCTTTAGGAAACGGGTTTCTGGGCTATCAAAAAGTATAAAATGATAACAAaaataaagaagaagaaagacaaggtGACGTCGCCGCGTTGAATAGGTATCCCGGCagttgtgttgtgttgtttgcTGCCAAATGTCCAATATTGTAGTGTCATCAACGGAGATTCTACGTCAAATCAGGCCCATCCTCCGAgatgaaacaaaacaaaaccGAGTTCTTTTGTCTGCTTTATTCTCCTTTTTAGAATACTACAcacatgcatgcatgcatacaATACTAAATGCTAGATCAGATAGACAGAGACCTCCATGCAACGTCAAGATGCAAGGGATCAATCAAACCCTCACATCACAACAAATATACCTAGCACGCAACCAACCTACTAACAACCGATATCTGTCACCGAAAACGAAAACGCCCTTGATGTAAAGCCACGAGGCCCTTTAGTTTGTCACATTCCTAAGTGGCTTAGCCAACTTTTTGTGTCTCTCAACTCCCCTCCAACTTCTCGTCTATCTGGGCGGgcgtacatacatacagtataCTCTTCTCCCTTGCATATGTctatctctctctctgtctgtctgtctaCTCTACcctactctactctactcgAAGCCCATGATTTGACCCCTCGTGCTTACCATGCTAGCGACATGCCTGTACAGTACCGACTCCATACAAAGATCTCATCTCAGAGACAGACCCCCCGGTGAAGAATATGTACTGTATGCATGTACATATGTATGCTTAGGCTGAGTGAGGGAGGcagagagagacaagaccGTGAACTAGACCTGGACCTCCGAGACCTCGGAAAAAAGACAGGACCCTTGCTTCTCTCCTCTCGGTTGGGAACTCCAcgtggcggcggcggcggtcCTATTCCCGTCTTGCAACTTGGCTTTGTCTCTCTGGAATGTCGGCGGTTGAAAGGCGTCGAGTATGAGCCAAGAATGACGACGAAATAGGGTTGAAACGATATCTTTTTAGAGTTTGTTTTCATATGCAGGTAGGTCGGCAAGCaaataaataaataactcatctcaactccatAGCGATCTAGCAGATATAGCTCAGTTCTCCTTCCAAAGACGTCCTAGCAGCTTAAACGTGGTggtggagttggaggagTCGTCTTTGTTGAGCATCTATCCGTCCGTCTCTTTTCCATGTCGTGGACCTCTGTCTCTTCCCGTGGCGTCATGTCTGAGGCCTTCTATACCCGAATCACCACAAGGTTTTAATGTATAACAGGCCTAGTTGAATGTCAAATCACTCCATTTTGTATGCAGTACAGCaaagtacagtacagtataGTACAGTCTGGAAGAATTGCTCAGTAAAGAGGCGTATGTATTACTGTAGGTCTCACGGTAATGCACAGCACACATGGTTGGGCATGCCACCCGTCAGAGCCTCACAAAAGGACGATAATCTCTAGACCGACTCCTGGATCCTCCATGGAAAAGCCACATGGATACTTACATGATATAGCCTCCGTACATGTAATAGCATGTAACGCAACATCAGAAAATCCAGCCAAGCACTTGCAGACACGCGGCATAGCAACTGAGCCCTCTTATCTTGTTCTCGCCCGTGTCACCCTCACCGTGCCTGTTACAGCCATTGTGATACAGGTGAGTAAGGGAGAGTTCCTGTCCCTCCCTCTATCCCTCCCCGCCCcgcctctctctctctctctctctctctctctctaccaCAGACTGCATCTTATATAATCCTCCCGGTGCTCCTGTCCTACCGTTCAACTTACGATACAATAGGGAGGACCAGGGAAGATCTTGGAAAGACGTGCAGATCGCGTGCTTGCAGCCATGTTTCTGATCAAGTATCACAAGAAACAGCGCATACGAGGCCTTGTGGTATCCCCTCTTGCATTGGACATCCGTCTGGTGGATTTTGCTCAGGCGTTGGTGGTTCAGGCATCAAGACATATTCATGTATGTCTGGTCTGGGGATGACTTGCAATCGCACGCAGAAAGATCTTTCAATGTATTGTTGCACATGAAAACGTATGTGATATTCTGATACTGTATCGGATGCAGAATCCAACTTAGAGAGTTGATGGAAAATTTATATCAGACGAATAGCTaacactcacactcacacgTACATTACCCAAGATCTCATAATGTCTTTATGATGGCAAAATACATTCTCGATACCCTCGTCTTGACTTGCAAGTCTCATCGTGTCTCGTCTTATCTTGTCttatcttgtcttgtctgtattgtcttgtcttgtacTACGTAGCCTATCCAGAAACTCACAtgcacaacaccatcaccaacaactcaGAAGCACATGTACATGCACGCACGTTCCCGTGTCCGATGAGTTCAGGCAAGCTACCCGTTCGTCAGATCTCCCGCCTGTGCCTTGATTAGCCTCCCGTCCCGTGCTCGTCTCCCATGTCCTACCCCTTATTGTTCTGTGTAACTCAGCCTGCCGAACCACTTGCTCACTAATGCCTCCAATGCGCATTGTCTTGTTGGCTTCTGTTTTAAAAGTCACTTCCCGTACAGATGAGCTGGCACCCGCTATTCCCGTCTCGTAGTCCTTATGGGGGAATGGATGATCTCGAAATGGGTAGGGAAACAATCTGCTTCATACATTCGATTCAGTACATACTAACAGGCTGGGTAGTCTTggcttgtctgtctgtctgtctgtctgtctgtctgtctgtctgtctgtttgTTGTACCTGCAATGCGCCcacttcgtcttcttcctctaaTAAACACTAATAAAGCAAGACactgtacggagtagatcTATGCAAGGCCGAGATATGATCATATACTTCTAACCCCACCAAGGCAAATGATCGTCCCTCATCTCCAGAAATGACTAATTAAGCTTCGCCAATCTTTCGATAGTCTCGATGCCCAAGTGGCAAATGCTTCCGTCCCTGCAACCGCTGCTTTAATTGGGCTGCTTAAAATTTATATGTACTCAAGCTCACTTACATTCACACTCGCAGGCTGTCATAGGGATATTGTGTGCACTTTCAGGTTCGGCGTAGTTCATCGCTTTGTGAATTCTCCTTTACCGCCACGGACATCTCCTCTGCTGTAGACTCCCCCTCCTAGCCTTGTTGGCGTTGCTTTCCAAGATAGAACTAGAAACATGTCCTTGATACCTTCAATTTACTCCTCTTCATGCCAAGTAATCTTTCAGCTTGGATACATGCCGTGAATCCATTGTAGTTTTCCTCCCAGTATAACCAATCCCATCCCCAAAAAAATTCCCATCTCCTGCGTAGGAGCAAGGCCAACAAACACCTCCGTTGCTGATGTTGCGATGATAGCTCTCCGCTGCCCTCCGCCCATCCCAGTAGTTTCTCCACTGTCGCGTGGTTCAAAGAAATCTCTTTTGTCTAGAAAGTCAAGCCTCTCTCCTCCCATGAACTCGAAAGTTACACCATGTTTAACATGGTATCCATAATTAGACAAACGCCTGTTATGCTATGGGTCCCTGCTCAAAGCCCAAGGTATCCCAGTTATAAGAACGTATATACAAAGAACGATGCAAAGTCGTCGTTCTGTTGGATCGGGTATTATTAAACGTGAAGATGTGTGCGTATGCGTGTATGTGTGAGGCGAGTGTGTATGTGTAGACATGTGGGTTGCgagctggtgttgaagtcatTCATGGGACAACCGAGCACCTATCCACAATGCCTTCAGGTGTCCATGAGCACTTTGTAGTATAGCCAAAATCAAAAAGCCAAGGCCTCATTGTCGATGAGCCTCATCTTTAGGACGAATCGATCTCTGCTCAAGTTGGCGTTTTCTTTCCAGTTTAGCGTAATGCAACCCGCAGGCGTTGCAGAGAGTCCGGGCTCCGTCCGGTCCCCGTCGCCATTCAGGGGTGTCGATTCGATTGCAACTGTGGCATCGTCCAGGGGGAGCAGCACGCTGTCCATCATTAGTTTCGTGTCGATAAATCAATTAAAGCCAGAAACTTACACCGCGACGCTTTTTAACTTCTGTAATACCATATGCTGGTTTCATTCCATCGCCGTACATGTTCACATCGTGCTCTTCCTCGTAAGGtcccttcatcttggacCCTTCTCGGGCTCGTTCGTTCTGGATCGAAGTTTGCACCAAGTCACGCACTTGCTCTAGTGATCTCTTGACAAGTTCGATATTGCTGAGCATATCGCTAACTTCTCGTTCAGTGGGTAGTCGAGCTGGGATAGGATGAGCTCCGTGCTGTTCTTGAGCGATTCTGCTGTAAGCTTCGGCAAAATTGAAAATCGTACGAGACGAGGTGCCAATCTGTTAAAAGTCAGCGCTccatgttcttggtgaagaatgCAACTCAGGTGACTTACTCGACTCAGCGAGTCTTGATAATTCCAGCTTTCGTAGTGCCTGTCAACTGTGACTTCGTATCTAG
Proteins encoded in this region:
- a CDS encoding glutamate-cysteine ligase, with protein sequence MGLLALGTALDWPDAKKRAPQVREWGIKQLLEIWNKAKGKERDALLWGDEVEYLVVVYSEDNQRVLLSLRQAEILEALATDKELEQQGGCVPDLQDVDTVGAKKKERTIPVFHPEFGRFMLEATPGKPWGIGFKELLDVEPDMKLRRKIAKEHMLSTEYPITLTTYPQIGVPGQFTDPYFPPSGPRLRSQFVPDEIANPHIRFPTLAANIRSRRGRKVQVNVPIYHDKNTPRPWKDPTVDFDKHDWPEDDDVRNGAAPDDFIHMDAMAFGMGSCCLQITFQAKNITEGRMLYDQLSPLGPIMLALTAATPVYKGFLANTDVRWNQISRSVDCRTPEELGEKPLSEGVRRIPKSRYASNSTYIAIDPRLRNEYLDPDLVYDSDIKRQLLEGGMDDRLATHFAHLFIRDPIVVFEEDLHELDLSKTDHFENIQSTNWQHMRFKPPPADNSIGWRVEFRSMEIQITDFENAAFSVFMVLVTRAILSFDLNFYIPIKKVDENMERAHAVDAVLKEKFYFRRNPFPSRPSRANTTFGDDSRPGSAHPSRPASPGGPVEHEFEEMTVNDIINGSESGEFPGLIPIVESYLDSVNVDVSTRCHLSTYLDLISRRASGNLDTTARWIRNFIDVHPSYKHDSVVNDEINHDLIGAVIAIGERETAGRDFAGLGIHGLERLLNGFRGGCGGSSTAPNGETNGAQADATNGSLKRKSEWIEGQETES